In a single window of the Elaeis guineensis isolate ETL-2024a chromosome 8, EG11, whole genome shotgun sequence genome:
- the LOC105050105 gene encoding uncharacterized protein isoform X2 encodes MERVRRAAHAGSWYTSNANKLEEELDGWLRATGLAKSPNVRGIIAPSRVFLLGPSHHYYTPRCALTRATVYSTPVGDLPIDLEVNEELRATGKFELMDLHVDEAEHSMEMHLPYIAKVFHGYPVKIVPILVGALNSENEAMYGRLLAKYVDDPKNFFSVSSDFCHWGSRFNYTYYDKKQGPIYKSIEALDHMGMEIIETGDPDAFKRYLQEYDNTICGRHPISVFLHMLKNCSAKISIGFVQYEQSSQCKSMRDSSVSYASAAAKVDS; translated from the exons ATGGAGAGGGTCAGAAGAGCGGCTCATGCGGGATCCTGGTACACCAGCAACG CCAACAAACTGGAAGAGGAACTTGATGGGTGGCTCAGAGCAACTGGCCTGGCTAAGTCTCCGAATGTTAGAGGCATAATCGCTCC TTCACGGGTGTTTCTTCTTGGTCCATCTCACCATTATTACACTCCAAGATGTGCTCTTACTAGAGCCACTGTTTACAGTACGCCTGTGGGAGACTTGCCAATTGATTTGGAAG TCAATGAGGAGCTGCGAGCAACAGGAAAATTTGAACTTATGGATCTTCATGTGGATGAAGCGGAGCATAGCATGGAGATGCATTTGCCTTACATTGCCAAAGTGTTCCATGG TTATCCTGTAAAAATTGTACCTATTTTGGTTGGTGCTCTTAACTCAGAAAATGAAGCGATGTATGGGAGATTGCTTGCTAAATATGTGGATGACCCCAAGAACTTCTTCTCTGTGTCATCGGACTTCTGCCATTGGGGATCTAG GTTCAACTACACATATTATGACAAGAAGCAAGGTCCTATCTACAAGTCCATTGAGGCTCTGGATCATATGGGTATGGAAATCATTGAGACGGGAGATCCAGATGCATTCAAACGATATCTGCAGGAATATGATAACACCATCTGTGGACGCCATCCCATCAGTGTTTTCCTTCAT ATGTTGAAGAACTGCTCGGCAAAGATTAGTATCGGTTTCGTCCAATATGAACAATCAAGCCAGTGCAAAAGCATGCGAGACAGCAGCGTTAGCTATGCATCAGCAGCTGCAAAGGTAGATAGCTGA
- the LOC105050105 gene encoding uncharacterized protein isoform X1, which produces MERVRRAAHAGSWYTSNANKLEEELDGWLRATGLAKSPNVRGIIAPHAGYSYSGRCAAFSFANIDPTNLSRVFLLGPSHHYYTPRCALTRATVYSTPVGDLPIDLEVNEELRATGKFELMDLHVDEAEHSMEMHLPYIAKVFHGYPVKIVPILVGALNSENEAMYGRLLAKYVDDPKNFFSVSSDFCHWGSRFNYTYYDKKQGPIYKSIEALDHMGMEIIETGDPDAFKRYLQEYDNTICGRHPISVFLHMLKNCSAKISIGFVQYEQSSQCKSMRDSSVSYASAAAKVDS; this is translated from the exons ATGGAGAGGGTCAGAAGAGCGGCTCATGCGGGATCCTGGTACACCAGCAACG CCAACAAACTGGAAGAGGAACTTGATGGGTGGCTCAGAGCAACTGGCCTGGCTAAGTCTCCGAATGTTAGAGGCATAATCGCTCC GCATGCTGGTTATTCATATTCAGGTCGCTGTGCAGCATTTTCATTTGCCAACATAGACCCAACAAACCT TTCACGGGTGTTTCTTCTTGGTCCATCTCACCATTATTACACTCCAAGATGTGCTCTTACTAGAGCCACTGTTTACAGTACGCCTGTGGGAGACTTGCCAATTGATTTGGAAG TCAATGAGGAGCTGCGAGCAACAGGAAAATTTGAACTTATGGATCTTCATGTGGATGAAGCGGAGCATAGCATGGAGATGCATTTGCCTTACATTGCCAAAGTGTTCCATGG TTATCCTGTAAAAATTGTACCTATTTTGGTTGGTGCTCTTAACTCAGAAAATGAAGCGATGTATGGGAGATTGCTTGCTAAATATGTGGATGACCCCAAGAACTTCTTCTCTGTGTCATCGGACTTCTGCCATTGGGGATCTAG GTTCAACTACACATATTATGACAAGAAGCAAGGTCCTATCTACAAGTCCATTGAGGCTCTGGATCATATGGGTATGGAAATCATTGAGACGGGAGATCCAGATGCATTCAAACGATATCTGCAGGAATATGATAACACCATCTGTGGACGCCATCCCATCAGTGTTTTCCTTCAT ATGTTGAAGAACTGCTCGGCAAAGATTAGTATCGGTTTCGTCCAATATGAACAATCAAGCCAGTGCAAAAGCATGCGAGACAGCAGCGTTAGCTATGCATCAGCAGCTGCAAAGGTAGATAGCTGA